The Canis lupus familiaris isolate Mischka breed German Shepherd chromosome 14, alternate assembly UU_Cfam_GSD_1.0, whole genome shotgun sequence genome window below encodes:
- the ATP6V1FNB gene encoding protein ATP6V1FNB isoform X1 yields the protein MSRQLSMDTLRQNFWKEEYLREKMLRCEWHHKYGSMVKAKQKAKATARLPLKLPTLHPKAPLLPPPAPKAVPSKVPSPALEAPIRSEMYPVLPATRALLYEGISHDFQGRYRYLNTRKLDMPEMRYLFPITTNFTYGWQLGPPAKQELVSCKMCRIESFFRKNGAFALLDPRDLAL from the exons ATGTCGCGCCAACTCAGCATGGATACGCTGCGGCAGAACTTCTGGAAGGAGGAATATCTGAGGGAGAAGATGTTGCGCTGTGAATGGCATCATAAGTATGGGTCGATGGTGAAGGCCAAGCAGAAGGCTAAGGCTACAGCGCGCCTGCCCCTCAAACTGCCCACCCTGCACCCCAAAGCCCCACTCTTACCTCCACCTGCCCCCAAAGCAGTGCCTTCCAaggtccccagccctgccctggaggCTCCTATTCGGTCAGAAATGTACCCAGTCCTGCCTGCCACCCGGGCCCTGCTGTATGAAGGCATCTCCCACGACTTCCAGGGGCGCTACCGCTACCTCAACACCCGAAAACTGGACATGCCAGAGATGCGTTACCTCTTCCCCATCACCACCAACTTCACATATGGCTGGCAGCTGG GCCCCCCAGCGAAGCAAGAACTGGTGTCCTGTAAGATGTGCCGCATCGAATCCTTCTTCCGAAAGAATGGGGCCTTCGCGCTGCTTGACCCTCGGGACCTGGCTCTCTGA
- the KCP gene encoding kielin/chordin-like protein isoform X5, giving the protein MLLPGCVEGGSRWEHGQEWTAPGDPCRICQCLEGHIQCRQRQCASLCPYPARPLPGTCCPLCDGCFLNGREYRSGEPVGSGDPCSHCRCANGCVQCEPLPCPPVPCRYPGRTPGQCCPVCDGCEYQGHQYQSEETFRLQESGRCIRCSCQAGEVSCEEQECPVAPCTLPASGPQLCPACVLDGEEFAEGVQWEPDGQPCTACSCHDGMPMCGAVLCSPAPCQHPTQPPGACCPSCESCTYHGQVYANGQNFTDADSPCHACHCKDGTVRCSLVDCPPTTCARPQSGPGQCCPRCPDCILEEQVFVDGESFSHPRDPCQECQCREGHARCQPRACPRAPCAHPLPGPCCQNNCNGCAFGGKEYPNGADFPHPSDPCRQCHCLSGSVQCLARRCPPLPCPEPALLPEECCPQCPGRRRTPGADPTPTGGASPPGSPGAPTCALSRSALLRLPAAGGRGSGPAPGAFLHCPATPCRRCLCLAGSASCQRLPCPPAPCAHPRRGPCCPSCDGCLYQGKEFASGERFPSPTASCHVCLCWEGSVSCEPRACAPAQCPFPARDDCCPACDGCEYLGESYLSSQEFPDPREPCNLCTCLGGYVTCGRRPCEPPGCSHPLTSAGHCCPTCQGCLYHGVTAASGETLPDPLDPSCSLCTCQEGSMRCQKKPCPPALCPHPSPGPCFCPVCHNCLSQGQEHRDGEEFEGPPGSCEWCRCQAGQVSCVRLPCPHLSCPLQVTEQGSCCPRCRGCLAHGEEHPEGSSWVHPKSPCSSCMCHEGVVTCARVQCISSCAQPHQVLSDCCPRCSDCEHEGHKYEPGESFQPGADPCEVCLCELQPEGPPSIQCHRRQCPSLVGCPTSQVLPPGPQHCCPTCAQALSNCTEGLLGSELAPPDPCYTCRCQDLTWFCIRQDCPELSCPPSERHTLPGRCCPECRECVVEAEGRRVADGESWQDPSNACVTCTCHRGQVECDLEECPALSCPHGWAKVREAGRCCDRCQAPARSCEHQGRAVAPGERWAVDLCTTCSCVAGTVRCQSQRCPPLSCGPDEAPALSPGSCCPRCLPRPASCMAFGDPHYRTFDGRLLHFQGSCSYVLAKDCSRGDFSVHVTNDNRGRRGVAWTQEVAVLLGGVAVRLLQGKAVTVDGRPVTLPFLLEPLLYVELRRRTLILHAQPGLQVLWDGQSQVEVSVPGSYHGQMCGLCGNFNGFAQDDLQGREGLLLPTEAAFGNSWQVPEGPGPSRPCSKGREVDPCKAAGYRARREANARCGVLKSSPFSRCHAVVPPEPFFAACVYDLCACGPGSLADTCLCDALEAYASHCRQAGVTPAWRGPTLCVVGCPLDRGFVFDECGPPCPRTCFNQHIPLGELAAHCVRPCVPGCQCPAGLVEHEAHCISPEACPPVQLTGDRPPTPLPSPSQ; this is encoded by the exons gaGGGCCACATTCAGTGCCGCCAGCGACAGTGTGCCAGCCTGTGCCCATACCCTGCACGTCCCCTGCCTGGCACCTGCTGCCCGCTGTGTGATG GCTGTTTCCTAAATGGGCGGGAGTACCGCAGCGGAGAGCCGGTGGGCTCTGGGGACCCCTGCTCGCACTGCCGCTGCGCT AATGGGTGTGTCCAGTGTGAGCCTCTGCCCTGCCCGCCTGTGCCCTGCAGATACCCAGGCAGGACCCCTGGGCAGTGCTGCCCAGTCTGTGACG GCTGTGAGTACCAGGGACACCAGTATCAGAGTGAAGAGACCTTTAGACTCCAAGAGAGTGGGCGCTGCATCCGCTGCTCCTGCCAG GCCGGCGAGGTCTCCTGTGAGGAGCAGGAGTGCCCAGTTGCCCCCTGCACACTGCCCGCCTCTGGCCCCCAGCTCTGTCCAG CCTGCGTTCTCGATGGAGAGGAGTTTGCTGAGGGGGTCCAGTGGGAGCCTGATGGCCAGCCCTGCACGGCCTGCTCCTGTCATGACGGCATGCCCATGTGTGGGGCTGTGCtctgctccccagctccctgccagCACCCTACCCAGCCCCCTG gtgcctgctgTCCCAGCTGTGAGAGCTGCACCTACCATGGCCAAGTGTACGCCAATGGGCAGAACTTCACAGATGCAGATAGCCCTTGCCATGCCTGCCACTGCAAG gaTGGGACTGTGAGGTGCTCCTTGGTTGACTGCCCTCCCACAACTTGTGCCAGGCCCCAGAGTGGACCCGGCCAGTGCTGTCCCAGGTGCCCAG ACTGCATCCTGGAGGAACAAGTATTTGTGGATGGCGAGAGCTTCTCCCACCCCCGGGACCCCTGCCAGGAGTGTCAATGTCGGGAAGGCCATGCCCGTTGCCAGCCTCGGGCCTGCCCCAGGGCCCCCTGTGCCCAccctctgcctgggccctgcTGCCAGAACAACTGCAATG GCTGTGCCTTCGGAGGGAAAGAGTACCCCAACGGAGCCGacttcccccacccctctgaCCCCTGCCGTCAGTGTCACTGTCTG AGCGGAAGCGTGCAGTGCCTCGCCCGCCGCTGCCCGCCGCTGCCCTGTCCAGAGCCGGCCCTGCTGCCCGAAGAGTGCTGCCCGCAGTGCCCCGGTAGGCGGCGCACCCCTGGGGCAGATCCAACCCCGACAGGGGGCGCCTCCCCTCCCGGCTCTCCCGGAGCCCCGACGTGCGCGCTCTCCCGCAGCGCCCTCCTCCGGCTGCccgcggccggggggcgggggtccggCCCGGCTCCTGGAGCATTTCTCCACTGCCCGGCGACCCCTTGCCGCCGCTGCCTCTGCCTCGCCGGCTCCGCGTCCTGCCAGCGGCTGCCCTGCCCGCCTGCGCCCTGCGCCCACCCGCGCCGGGGaccctgctgcccctcctgcgaCG GCTGCCTGTACCAGGGGAAGGAGTTTGCCAGCGGGGAGCGCTTCCCTTCGCCCACTGCCTCCTGCCACGTCTGCCTCTGCTGGGAGGGCAGCGTCAGCTGTGAACCCAGGGCCTGTGCCCCTGCTCAGTGTCCCTTCCCTGCCAGGGATGACTGCTGTCCTGCCTGTGATG GTTGTGAGTATCTAGGGGAGTCCTACCTGAGCAGCCAGGAGTTCCCGGATCCCCGAGAGCCCTGCAATCTGTGCACCTGCCTCGGAGGCTATGTGACCTGTGGCCGCCGGCCCTGTGAGCCTCCGGGCTGCAGCCACCCGCTCACCTCAGCTGGACACTGCTGCCCGACCTGCCAGG GGTGCCTCTATCACGGGGTCACTGCAGCCTCTGGAGAGACCCTTCCTGACCCACTTGAccccagctgctccctctgcacctgccag GAAGGATCCATGCGCTGCCAGAAGAAGCCATGTCCTCCggctctctgcccccacccctctccaggACCCTGCTTCTGCCCTGTTTGCCACA ACTGCCTCTCCCAGGGCCAGGAGCACCGGGACGGGGAAGAGTTTGAGGGGCCCCCAGGCAGCTGTGAGTGGTGTCGTTGTCAG GCTGGCCAGGTCAGCTGTGTGCGGCTGCCGTGCCCTCATCTGTCCTGCCCGCTCCAGGTCACGGAGCAGGGGAGCTGCTGCCCTCGCTGCAGAG GCTGCCTGGCTCATGGGGAGGAGCACCCTGAAGGCAGTAGCTGGGTGCACCCCAAgagcccctgctcctcctgcatGTGTCATGAGGGCGTTGTCACCTGTGCCCGCGTCCAGTGTATCAGCTCCTGTGCCCAGCCCCACCAAGTGCTCAGTGACTGCTGCCCACGATGCTCTG actgTGAGCATGAGGGCCACAAGTATGAACCAGGGGAGAGCTTCCAGCCTGGGGCAGACCCGTGTGAAGTATGCCTCTGTGAG CTGCAGCCTGAGGGACCCCCCAGCATTCAGTGTCACCGACGGCAGTGTCCCAGCCTGGTGGGCTGTCCCACCAGCCAGGTCCTGCCCCCTGGGCCCCAGCACTGCTGCCCCACGTGTGCCC AAGCGCTGAGTAACTGCACAGAAGGCCTGCTGGGGTCTGAGCTGGCCCCGCCGGACCCTTGCTACACCTGCCGGTGCCAG GATCTAACGTGGTTCTGCATTCGCCAGGACTGTCCTGAGCTCAGCTGTCCCCCATCAGAGCGCCATACCCTCCCTGGGAGATGCTGCCCCGAGTGCCGAG AATGTGTGGTGGAGGCCGAGGGCCGGAgagtggcagatggagagagCTGGCAAGACCCTAGCAATGCTTGTGTTACTTGCACCTGCCAT CGGGGTCAAGTGGAGTGCGACCTGGAGGAGTGCCCcgccctctcctgcccccacGGCTGGGCGAAGGTGCGAGAGGCTGGCCGCTGCTGTGACCGATGCCAAG CCCCCGCCCGGTCGTGCGAGCACCAGGGCCGGGCGGTGGCCCCGGGGGAGCGCTGGGCCGTGGACCTTTGCACCACCTGCTCCTGCGTGGCCGGCACCGTGCGCTGCCAGAGCCAGCGCTGCCCGCCGCTCTCCTGTGGCCCC GACGAGGCCCCGGCCCTGAGTCCCGGCAGCTGCTGCCCCCGCTGCCTGCCGCGCCCCGCCTCCTGCATGGCCTTCGGAGACCCTCACTACCGCACCTTCGACGGCCGCCTGCTGCACTTCCAGGGCAGCTGCAGCTACGTGCTGGCCAAGGACTGCAGCCGAGGGGACTTCAg CGTGCACGTGACCAACGATAACCGGGGCCGGAGGGGTGTGGCCTGGACCCAGGAGGTGGCGGTGCTGCTCGGAGGCGTGGCAGTGCGGCTGCTGCAGGGCAAAGCGGTCACG gTGGACGGGCGCCCGGTGACCTTGCCCTTCCTACTGGAGCCGCTGCTGTACGTGGAGCTGCGGAGACGCACCTTGATCCTGCATGCCCAGCCCGGGCTCCAG GTGCTGTGGGACGGGCAGTCTCAAGTGGAGGTGAGCGTGCCTGGCTCCTACCATGGCCAGATGTGTGGGCTCTGTGGGAACTTCAATGGCTTTGCCCAGGATGATCTGCAGGGCCGCGAGGGGCTGCTCCTGCCCACAGAGGCTGCGTTTGGGAATAGCTGGCAG GTCCCAGAAGGGCCTGGACCTAGTCGGCCGTGTTCCAAGGGCCGTGAGGTGGACCCGTGCAAGGCAGCAGGTTACCGTGCCCGGCGTGAGGCCAATGCCCGCTGTGGGGTGCTCAAGTCCTCCCCGTTCAGTCGCTGCCATGCTGTGGTGCCGCCAGAGCCCTTCTTTGCCGCCTGCGTGTATGACCTGTGTGCTTGTGGCCCTGGCTCTCTGGCTGACACCTGCCTCTGTGACGCCCTGGAAGCCTATGCCAGCCACTGTCGCCAGGCAGGGGTGACGCCTGCCTGGCGGGGCCCCACGCTTTGCG TGGTGGGCTGTCCCCTGGACCGAGGCTTCGTGTTCGATGAATGTGGCCCACCCTGTCCCCGCACCTGCTTCAACCAGCACATCCCCCTGGGGGAGCTGGCAGCCCACTGTGTGAGGCCCTGCGTTCCCGGCTGCCAGTGCCCCGCAGGCCTGGTGGAGCACGAGGCCCACTGTATCTCACCTGAGGCCTGCCCCCCAGTCCAACTCACTGGGGACCGACCACCCACacctctgcccagccccagccagtAG
- the ATP6V1FNB gene encoding protein ATP6V1FNB isoform X2 produces the protein MSRQLSMDTLRQNFWKEEYLREKMLRCEWHHKYGSMVKAKQKAKATARLPLKLPTLHPKAPLLPPPAPKAVPSKVPSPALEAPIRSEMYPVLPATRALLYEGISHDFQGRYRYLNTRKLDMPEMRYLFPITTNFTYGWQLEMAGSVRPHGKQWRSLRWGKR, from the exons ATGTCGCGCCAACTCAGCATGGATACGCTGCGGCAGAACTTCTGGAAGGAGGAATATCTGAGGGAGAAGATGTTGCGCTGTGAATGGCATCATAAGTATGGGTCGATGGTGAAGGCCAAGCAGAAGGCTAAGGCTACAGCGCGCCTGCCCCTCAAACTGCCCACCCTGCACCCCAAAGCCCCACTCTTACCTCCACCTGCCCCCAAAGCAGTGCCTTCCAaggtccccagccctgccctggaggCTCCTATTCGGTCAGAAATGTACCCAGTCCTGCCTGCCACCCGGGCCCTGCTGTATGAAGGCATCTCCCACGACTTCCAGGGGCGCTACCGCTACCTCAACACCCGAAAACTGGACATGCCAGAGATGCGTTACCTCTTCCCCATCACCACCAACTTCACATATGGCTGGCAGCTGG AGATGGCCGGCTCTGTCCGTCCCCATGGCAAGCAGTggaggagcctgaggtgggggaAAAGATGA